The following are from one region of the Pocillopora verrucosa isolate sample1 chromosome 3, ASM3666991v2, whole genome shotgun sequence genome:
- the LOC131796589 gene encoding beta-1,3-galactosyltransferase 1-like, producing MIRIRGKRVLTVLAFVMAICVSFQLGLIWSTRSSFSDIVREQLDVESHMQRLQLRELKMNHTTTSTSQVNYKSFLITRRSCMQHYDLLIIISSAPGNFERRNNIRKTWAFERSAKPRWTSVFLVAQTRNETVSNVLLDEDEALKDLVRASYYDHYWNQTRKIQMGFEWAVTYCNFSFLLKLDDDVFVHVPRVLSFLSAPTTPKKMLYAGCHYANMGPHRKGKWMVTYEEYNETRYPDFCPGFGYILSHDVVRAFVDTFSSLPFFRLDDVYVGMLASKNGISITNNVGFEVWHPPQYVCVPTKDTLVRHDVGEECQMKMFNLTIFPQ from the coding sequence ATGATCAGAATTCGTGGAAAAAGAGTTTTGACGGTTTTAGCTTTTGTGATGGCAATTTGTGTATCTTTCCAGCTAGGTCTTATATGGAGTACTCGTTCCTCCTTTTCTGACATTGTTCGTGAACAACTAGATGTCGAAAGCCATATGCAGCGGTTGCAATTACGAGAACTGAAAATGAATCACACGACAACTTCTACTTCGCAAGTTAATTACAAATCATTTCTTATAACTAGGAGATCTTGTATGCAACATTACGATCTTCTTATCATTATCTCATCCGCTCCAGGTAACTTCGAAAGAAGGAATAACATTCGTAAGACATGGGCATTTGAAAGATCCGCAAAACCAAGATGGACGTCCGTTTTTCTTGTCGCTCAAACACGGAATGAAACAGTTTCGAACGTGTTGCTTGACGAAGATGAAGCTCTTAAGGACCTCGTTCGAGCTAGCTATTATGACCACTACTGGAATCAAACCCGAAAGATACAAATGGGCTTCGAGTGGGCAGTAACGTATTGCAatttctcgtttcttttgaaattggATGACGACGTTTTCGTGCACGTTCCAAGAGTTCTCTCCTTCTTAAGCGCACCCACCACGCCGAAGAAGATGCTTTATGCTGGCTGTCATTATGCAAACATGGGCCCTCATAGGAAAGGCAAATGGATGGTAACTTACGAGGAGTATAACGAGACAAGATATCCAGACTTTTGCCCCGGTTTTGGATACATTTTATCTCACGATGTTGTGCGCGCATTTGTTGACACTTTCTCTTCTTTGCCGTTCTTCAGACTGGACGATGTTTACGTTGGCATGCTGGCGAGTAAGAACGGAATAAGTATCACAAACAATGTGGGCTTTGAAGTATGGCATCCACCCCAATATGTATGTGTTCCAACAAAGGATACTTTAGTCAGGCATGATGTAGGGGAAGAGTGCCAGATGAAAATGTTTAACTTAACCATTTTCCCTCAGTAG